One Panicum virgatum strain AP13 chromosome 3N, P.virgatum_v5, whole genome shotgun sequence DNA segment encodes these proteins:
- the LOC120666731 gene encoding kinesin-like protein KIN-12F isoform X6: MVRDLAAPRRTPARAASASEAGNDENAPGDASDVAAVAADPGAASRPPLLAIQPPASGLKRKPESPAPTPSKLPFRTPEKAAARSRFGWVPPRGEELPPRAGAGATAFSGSAMTTPRAHRGKAPVPAASEGGSTQSTPTKSVTKPAYGIGTSGSRPPMSGGGPRVAGLGTGFSTSGRGAPLSLGPATVVNSAEVPHFELREDPSFWMDNNVQVVIRVRPLNNNEKNLHSYIRCLKQESAQSITWIGHPETRFTFDHVACETVDQEVLFRVAGLPMVENCMAGYNSCVFAYGQTGSGKTYTMLGEISDLEVRPSPDRGMTPHIFEFLFARIRAEEESRRDEKLKYSCKCSFLEIYNEQITDLLDPSSSNLQLREDIRKEVYVENLTEFEVGCVSDIIKLLMQGSANRKVASTNMNRESSRSHSVFTCIIESRWEKDSASNLRFARLNLVDLAGSERQRTSGAEGERLKEAANINKSLSTLGLVIMNLVDLAHGKQRHVPYRDSRLTFLLQDSLGGNSKTMIIANVSPSVCSANETLSTLKFAQRARLIQNNAVVNEDASGDVLALQHQIRLLKEELAIFKRQHVTRSLSFTADIFGGDVNDGSVYDKNDNDANNRSSLKDLQIPNKQLKSLEGALAGALRRESAAENTIRELELEIEQLNELVRQREHDARSAKMMLKFRDEKIHRMDALVNKKLPAESYLLEENKTLSQEIDLLKERQDKNPEVTRFALENIRLSSQLKRSQEFFDEGERELLLNEIAELRNQVSQILEARIKTEQQNIFPAKSKDSQQHCIGLKSDTEIVNMDMELKRTSQELEACRGDLQACLESNRKLTREMADLEKELNSLKILKEEQPRVFENSSPWHQFDSDTSAKMEDCFDETLKRMDEQLNLQLELDVIKTILVEERTSRAEVEEKIACLGDELQSANVHFLQACKRNEALARELNGSGFVIEALESQEIMLINELDELKNNYQQSIELLEKRDMEISRLNNELDILRRQEYLTKEEPKTQLLKCYDNEDSPLQTKLKRMQASLEKVRNLNTMYQRDQASHCSAEQEMDEVRRQVEVETAAVIVRLEEELKSVQQQLDASNKKDLLAKQSIDELQLEIMQLNDKLLEVLKKNESLSSVIEHKEKEIELLTDDWNRLAADIEINLADGNAALSEASDQVASISKSFSQRKWVEEQVQKMCRGISERDELLEELQNRLKEADNIKCDLDLKLMSLRGAMQAINEVHQQEKCDQEKEMYILRSKVSEQGHVNSQQLERIHRMELLLDESIETFVQKMVLEQNYVSLHREMEEEIHRLESQLDQSKSYLAHLSSQNQVKDQAIEKLKNEEFTILLRLMSEIVKANGIIRELGAGLNTLHSNLSISPEETTCQNSDMKLEDWVDLRKPEAFQPVEQQNIEVLCQLSKEMEFTVLGMKMMQSQMTKYLQEKENLKESQKTMKDLRSEVFKLNAEMIETERYYEARLKELEVKIQGNDASLISWNEEKEALEHEVSDAKLLVAQKSFESATLTAKFEEAQATISDADSTVKALVEVNEKAKHQAERYQEKEALFIAEKDVMLSEISRLKMLFDMKEQSYKLMERKFQSGLLEANEVALELEDSIRLLRNLLIEKLEFVSSDVEWMKEKLQQFAELARTWLEENWLEIIGKDCAISVLHLCHMGILLERITELNAENGFLQRGLCESNSLISKLREHNDKAKNELEMCSVLKGKLLLDINNSFSRIAKKEQEATKLNTRLDSFEKKILHLQAQEEAMVARSNSMYSELSILIEEIDATNRSALAAESKEKEELRHQLDEALVLNGMLKNKMLIELNLIQMNSSIPFVDIKGCSEFELCHWLADYRSDLVMTNMIAKDIESTVLASELKQHKLHLQEQRVIFTNILDGLMEESTLWKVDQDLENVAICILHEGNNSIRADLENLKQISKEAMENLHAMNEESIKLNFLIPSLESSIISFQTNLDTKNKALEELERSHATICRELEQTTEAINLSTTRENYFSSENEMLKQEILNILCKEQCISKLMANIEVDKSFLTIESRLQLITDHIYNYINEQINMVSKLSNELDIIQVSAEELSTQNSLLQSELVRKDELTKGLSFDLSLLQESSSVAKDQAAELMGLRKAIESLQQDLASKSLELDDVISDREQLEARISKSNNKVAALEEELVKKLDELNVVSMENAELKSQLQHIGEISYAMEELTDKRETNGRLEEELVELRGFIDERNICLQSLQNDFSKLSDEKQCCDTQLLILKEKLEMAQALAEESEAIATESRQIAEEQKAYAEGKDEEVKLLERSIEELENTVCALESKVDIVKEEAERQRMQREELEVELQKVRQQMLNVQTPNKCSGKSKSSMEDGMVDLADLSRHPTDIHNDLLCAQESIRILEKEVSEKESEIAQCKAHISELNIHAEAAAREYKQKLMELEAMAQQVKTDNSLAHTCSTRQEKISSKPRGSGSPFKCIGIGFVQQVNSEKDEELSAAKKRIVELEGIAASRQREALADNQKEMEPTESVIPQAQEIKESNELMKLKKQLDEFIEERQS; encoded by the exons ATGGTGCGGGAtctcgccgcgccccgccgaACTCCGGCGAGGGCCGCTTCCGCCTCGGAGGCCGGGAACGACGAGAACGCGCCGGGCGACGCCTCGGATGTGGCGGCCGTCGCCGCGGACCCCGGCGCGGCCTCCCGGCCCCCGCTGCTCGCCATCCAGCCGCCCGCGTCCGGCCTGAAGCGGAAGCCCGagtcgccggcgccgacgccctCCAAGCTCCCGTTCCGGACCCCCGAGAAGGCCGCCGCGCGGAGCCGGTTCGGGTGGGTCCCGCCCCGCGGCGAGGAGCTGCCGCCGCGGGCGGGCGCGGGGGCGACCGCATTCAGCGGCAGCGCGATGACCACACCCCGCGCGCATCGCGGCAAGGCGCCAGTGCCGGCGGCCTCGGAGGGCGGGTCCACGCAGAGCACGCCGACCAAGAGCGTGACAAAGCCGGCGTACGGCATTGGGACAAGCGGCTCGAGGCCGCCCatgagcggcggcgggcccaGGGTGGCAGGGTTGGGGACGGGTTTCTCGACGTCAGGGAGGGGGGCGCCGCTTTCACTTGGGCCAGCGACGGTGGTGAATTCCGCAGAGGTGCCTCATTTCGAGCTCCGGGAAGACCCCTCGTTCTGGATGGACAACAATGTGCAG GTTGTTATCCGTGTGCGCCCTCTAAATAATAACGAGAAGAACTTGCATAGTTACATTCGATGCTTGAAACAAGAAAGTGCCCAGAGCATCACATGGATTGGGCATCCGGAAACTCGTTTTACTTTTGACCATGTTGCTTGTGAAACAGTGGACCAG GAAGTGCTCTTTCGAGTTGCTGGTTTACCAATGGTTGAGAACTGTATGGCTGGATACAACAGCTGTGTTTTTGCCTATGGGCAG ACTGGAAGTGGAAAAACATATACAATGCTTGGTGAAATAAGTGATCTGGAAGTGAGGCCTAGTCCAGATCGAGGAATGACACCACACATTTTTGAGTTCTTGTTTGCTAGAATTAGAGCG GAAGAAGAGAGCAGGAGGGACGAGAAGCTCAAGTACAGTTGCAAGTGTTCTTTCCTGGAGATATATAATGAGCAAATTACAGATCTTCTAGATCCTTCTTCCTCTAATCTCCAA CTCCGAGAAGATATAAGGAAGGAAGTGTATGTTGAAAATTTGACTGAATTCGAAGTTGGCTGTGTCAGTGACATAATAAAACTGCTAATGCAG GGTTCTGCAAATAGGAAAGTGGCTTCTACAAATATGAATCGTGAGAGTAGCCGCTCCCACAGTGTTTTCACTTGTATCATTGAGAGTAGGTGGGAGAAAGATTCAGCATCTAACTTACGGTTTGCAAGATTAAATCTTGTTGACCTTGCTGGATCTGAAAG GCAGAGGACATCTGGTGCAGAAGGTGAGCGGCTGAAGGAAGCTGCTAATATCAACAAATCGTTATCAACACTTGG TCTTGTGATAATGAATTTAGTTGATCTTGCGCATGGGAAACAAAGGCATGTTCCTTATAGGGACTCAAGATTGACATTTCTTCTCCAG GATTCACTTGGAGGAAACTCAAAAACTATGATAATTGCAAATGTCAGCCCTTCAGTATG TTCTGCTAACGAAACACTTAGTACCCTAAAGTTTGCTCAGCGTGCAAGGCTCATTCAGAACAAT GCGGTTGTGAATGAAGATGCTTCCGGAGATGTGCTAGCTTTGCAACATCAGATACGTCTCCTAAAG GAAGAGCTTGCTATCTTCAAGCGTCAACATGTCACCAGATCGTTATCATTCACTGCTGATATTTTTGGAGGTGATGTTAATGATGGTAGTGTGTATGACAAGAATGATAATGATGCCAATAACAGAAGCTCTTTGAAAGATTTACAAATTCCAAATAAGCAG TTGAAATCACTGGAAGGAGCATTAGCAGGAGCATTACGGAGAGAATCAGCTGCAGAAAACACTATAAGGGAACTTGAACTTGAAATTGAGCAGTTGAATGAATTG GTTCGCCAGAGAGAGCATGATGCACGGTCTGCTAAGATGATGCTTAAGTTTCGAGATGAGAAGATTCATAGGATGGATGCTCTTGTGAACAAAAAATTGCCAGCAGAATCATATCTCCTGGAAGAAAACAAAACCTTGTCACAAGAAATTGACCTTCTCAAGGAAAGACAAGATAAAAATCCCGAAGTAACTCGCTTTGCGCTAGAAAATATTCGTCTCTCAAGCCAACTGAAGAG GTCCCAAGAGTTCTTCGATGAAGGGGAGAGGGAGCTCTTATTGAATGAAATTGCTGAACTTCGAAATCAG GTTTCACAGATACTTGAAGCAAGGATAAAAACTGAGCAACAAAATATCTTTCCTGCCAAATCCAAG GACAGCCAGCAGCATTGCATTGGTCTTAAAAGTGATACTGAAATTGTAAATATGGATATGGAG TTAAAAAGGACCAGCCAAGAATTAGAAGCATGTAGAGGTGACCTGCAAGCTTGCTTAGAATCAAACAGAAAACTAACAAG GGAAATGGCTGATCTTGAGAAAGAATTAAATTCTCTAAAAATCTTAAAGGAGGAACAGCCTAGGGTATTTGAG AATTCATCTCCGTGGCACCAATTTGATTCTGATACGTCTGCAAAGATGGAAGACTGTTTTGATGAGACTCTCAAAAGGATGGATGAGCAATTAAATCTGCAGCTGGAGTTGGATGTTATAAAAACAATTCTTGTAGAAGAGAGAACATCCCGTGCAGAAGTTGAGGAAAAAATAGCTTGTTTAGGTGATGAGCTGCAATCAGCAAATGTACATTTTCTCCAAGCATGTAAGCGGAATGAGGCCTTGGCAAGGGAACTGAATGGCTCAGGATTTGTTATTGAAGCTCTTGAATCACAGGAGATTATGTTGATAAATGAATTGGATGAGCTGAAGAATAATTATCAGCAAAGCATAGAGCTTTTGGAGAAGAGGGATATGGAGATCTCAAGGTTAAACAATGAGCTTGACATCCTCCGTAGACAGGAATACCTGACCAAAGAGGAACCCAAAACACAACTTCTGAAGTGTTATGATAATGAAGATTCACCTTTGCAGACAAAGCTGAAAAGAATGCAAGCTTCACTGGAGAAGGTACGAAACTTAAATACAATGTACCAAAGGGATCAGGCATCTCACTGTTCTGCTGAGCAAGAAATGGATGAAGTCCGCAGACAGGTGGAGGTTGAAACAGCTGCGGTGATTGTGCGCTTAGAGGAAGAGCTGAAATCAGTCCAACAGCAGCTAGATGCAAGCAACAAAAAAGATCTGTTAGCGAAACAAAGCATAGATGAACTTCAGCTAGAGATAATGCAGTTGAACGATAAGTTACTTGAGGTGTTGAAAAAGAATGAAAGCCTTTCTTCTGTGATTGAGcacaaagaaaaggaaattgAACTGTTGACCGATGACTGGAACAGGTTAGCTGCTGACATTGAAATCAACCTTGCGGATGGAAATGCAGCTCTAAGCGAAGCTTCTGATCAGGTTGCCTCTATCTCCAAGtctttttctcaaagaaaaTGGGTGGAGGAACAAGTCCAGAAGATGTGTCGTGGTATATCTGAAAGAGATGAGCTACTTGAAGAGCTTCAGAACAGATTGAAAGAGGCAGATAATATAAAATGTGATTTAGACTTGAAGTTAATGTCCTTAAGAGGAGCAATGCAGGCTATAAATGAAGTACACCAGCAGGAAAAAtgtgatcaagaaaaagaaatgtatATTTTAAGATCAAAAGTATCTGAACAAGGACATGTGAACAGTCAGCAACTAGAAAGAATTCACAGAATGGAGCTTTTATTGGATGAATCCATTGAAACATTTGTGCAGAAGATGGTTCTTGAACAAAACTATGTTTCTTTACATAGGGAGATGGAAGAAGAGATTCATCGGCTTGAGTCACAATTAGACCAGTCAAAGAGCTATTTAGCTCATTTGTCGAGTCAGAATCAGGTCAAGGACCAGGCTATTGAGAAGCTGAAAAATGAAGAGTTCACTATTTTGTTAAGACTGATGTCAGAAATTGTGAAGGCAAATGGTATTATACGTGAGCTTGGAGCCGGACTCAATACATTGCACTCAAACCTTTCTATCAGCCCAGAAGAGACCACTTGTCAAAATTCAGACATGAAATTGGAGGATTGG GTTGACCTTAGGAAACCTGAAGCCTTCCAACCTGTGGAGCAGCAAAATATTGAGGTTCTTTGCCAACTCAGTAAGGAAATGGAGTTTACAGTTCTAGGAATGAAGATGATGCAGTCTCAAATGACTAAATAtctgcaagaaaaagaaaatttgaaAGAGAGTCAAAAAACAATGAAAGACCTAAGGAGTGAGGTCTTTAAATTGAACGCAGAGATGATTGAAACAGAAAGATATTATGAAGCTAGACTGAAAGAGCTGGAGGTAAAGATACAAGGAAATGATGCATCACTTATTTCTTGGAATGAGGAAAAAGAG GCACTTGAGCATGAGGTTTCGGACGCAAAACTTCTTGTGGCCCAGAAATCTTTTGAGTCTGCTACACTTACTGCCAAGTTTGAAGAAGCGCAAGCAACTATAAGCGATGCAGATTCTACAGTGAAGGCGCTGGTTGAAGTGAATGAAAAGGCAAAACATCAAGCAGAAAGGTATCAGGAAAAGGAAGCTTTGTTTATTGCTGAAAAGGATGTCATGCTAAGTGAAATTAGTAGATTAAAGATGCTGTTTGATATGAAGGAACAAAGTTACAAGCTTATGGAAAGGAAATTCCAATCAGGCTTGCTTGAAGCAAATGAGGTAGCTCTTGAGCTGGAAGATAGCATTAGACTTTTACGGAATTTATTAATAGAGAAGCTTGAGTTTGTTTCTTCTGATGTTGAATGGATGAAGGAAAAGCTTCAGCAATTTGCAGAGTTGGCCAGAACATGGTTGGAGGAGAATTGGTTGGAGATAATTGGAAAAGATTGTGCTATTTCCGTGTTGCATCTCTGTCACATGGGGATTCTTTTGGAGAGAATCACTGAGCTGAATGCAGAAAATGGTTTCCTTCAACGTGGGCTCTGTGAATCTAATTCTTTGATATCTAAACTGCGGGAGCATAATGACAAAGCCAAGAATGAACTGGAAATGTGTAGTGTTCTCAAAGGAAAACTATTACTTGATATCAACAACAGTTTCAGTCGTATTGCAAAAAAGGAACAAGAAGCAACCAAATTGAACACAAGGTTAGATTCATTTGAGAAGAAGATTCTGCATTTGCAAGCACAAGAAGAAGCAATGGTGGCACGGTCAAATTCCATGTATAGTGAGCTCTCCATTTTGATTGAAGAGATTGATGCTACAAACAGGAGTGCCTTGGCAGCTGAAtccaaagaaaaggaagaactGCGCCACCAACTGGATGAAGCTTTGGTTCTCAATGGAATGTTGAAGAACAAAATGCTTATAGAATTGAATCTGATCCAAATGAATAGTTCCATACCTTTTGTTGACATTAAAGGTTGCAGTGAATTTGAGTTGTGCCATTGGCTTGCAGATTATCGAAGTGATTTGGTGATGACAAATATGATCGCAAAAGACATCGAGTCTACTGTTTTGGCTTCAGAACTGAAGCAACACAAACTACATCTGCAAGAACAAAGAGTTATATTTACAAACATCCTTGACGGACTGATGGAAGAATCAACTTTGTGGAAAGTGGACCAGGATTTGGAGAATGTTGCAATATGCATTTTACATGAGGGGAACAATTCCATTAGGGCTGATTTGGAGAACCTGAAGCAAATTAGTAAAGAAGCTATGGAAAATCTGCATGCCATGAATGAGGAAAGCATAAAACTTAATTTTTTAATTCCCTCCTTAGAATCTAGCATCATATCCTTTCAAACAAATTTAGATACAAAAAACAAAGCTTTGGAGGAGTTGGAACGCTCCCATGCAACCATATGTAGAGAGCTGGAACAGACAACCGAAGCCATTAATCTGAGCACTACAAGAGAAAATTATTTTAGCTCTGAGAATGAAATGTTGAAGCAGGAAATTTTGAATATTTTGTGCAAGGAACAGTGCATATCTAAATTGATGGCTAACATTGAGGTGGATAAGTCATTTCTCACCATTGAAAGCCGCTTGCAACTGATTACTGATCACATATACAATTACATTAATGAGCAAATAAACATGGTGAGCAAGTTATCCAATGAATTAGACATCATTCAGGTATCAGCTGAGGAGTTAAGTACCCAGAATTCTCTTCTCCAGTCTGAATTAGTAAGGAAAGATGAATTAACAAAGGGTTTATCATTTGATCTTAGCCTATTACAAGAGTCTTCATCTGTAGCAAAAGATCAAGCTGCTGAACTTATGGGGTTGAGAAAAGCAATAGAATCTTTACAGCAAGATCTTGCATCTAAATCGCTTGAACTTGATGATGTAATCTCTGATAGGGAACAATTAGAAGCTAGAATCTCGAAGAGTAATAACAAGGTTGCTGCCCTAGAGGAGGAACTGGTAAAAAAGCTTGATGAGCTAAACGTTGTTTCTATGGAGAATGCTGAACTGAAATCACAGCTCCAGCATATTGGAGAGATTAGTTATGCTATGGAGGAGTTAACTGATAAAAGAGAAACCAATGGAAGACTTGAAGAAGAGTTAGTTGAGTTGAGAGGGTTCATTGACGAGAGGAATATCTGTCTTCAGAGTTTGCAAAATGACTTCTCCAAACTCTCAGATGAAAAGCAATGCTGTGACACTCAGTTGCTTATCTTGAAAGAGAAGCTGGAGATGGCTCAGGCACTTGCTGAAGAAAGTGAAGCAATTGCTACAGAATCTCGGCAG ATAGCAGAGGAACAGAAGGCATATGCTGAAGGGAAGGATGAAGAAGTCAAGCTATTGGAGAGGTCGATTGAAGAACTTGAGAATACTGTGTGTGCTTTGGAAAGCAAA GTCGACATAGTAAAGGAAGAAGCAGAGAGGCAAAGAATGCAGCGAGAAGAACTAGAAGTGGAGCTGCAGAAAGTTAGGCAACAAATGCTTAATGTGCAGACACCCAACAAATGCTCTGGAAAATCTAAGAGCTCTATGGAAGATGGAATGGTCGATTTAGCCGACTTGTCCAG ACACCCAACAGATATTCATAATGATCTCCTCTGTGCTCAGGAGAGTATTAGAATACTTGAGAAGGAGGTTTCTGAAAAGGAGTCAGAG ATTGCTCAGTGCAAAGCACATATCTCAGAGTTAAATATTCATGCTGAGGCAGCAGCACGAGAATACAAGCAGAAG TTGATGGAGCTGGAGGCCATGGCACAACAGGTGAAGACCGACAATTCCTTGGCACATACCTGCTCCACAAGACAAGAAAAGATTAGCTCAAAACCTCGGGGTTCAGGTTCTCCATTTAAATGTATCGGCATTGGCTTTGTACAGCAAGTGAATTCTGAGAAAGATGAAGAGCTAAGTGCTGCAAAGAAACGTATTGTGGAACTTGAGGGTATAGCAGCTAGCCGACAAAGGGAG GCTCTAGCTGACAACCAGAAAGAGATGGAGCCGACTGAGTCGGTCATTCCTCAAGCACAGGAAATTAAAGAG TCCAATGAGCTGATGAagttgaagaagcagcttgaTGAATTCATTGAAGAGAGACAGAG TTGA